In Tachypleus tridentatus isolate NWPU-2018 chromosome 7, ASM421037v1, whole genome shotgun sequence, a genomic segment contains:
- the LOC143256221 gene encoding uncharacterized protein LOC143256221, producing the protein MATVRLEVEQVTFDAEALLAKEQPVKSFDSVIDPHTDFQIEKCYDVLEELSSHDLISNNTSSILQLVYNNTGSDDVSSSLQLVSHNTGSDDTPLHPLISNNTGIDEKKRNHAEKK; encoded by the exons ATGGCTACTGTACGATTGGAGGTTGAACAGGTGACTTTTGATGCTGAGGCCCTACTGGCCAAGGAACAGCCTGTTAAGTCATTTGACAGTGTTATTGATCCACACACAGATTTTCAAATTGAAAAATGCTATGACGTGCTAGAGGAACTTTCTTCCCATGATCTTATCTCTAATAACACGTCTTCAATACTTCAGCTTGTTTACAACAACACTGGAAGTGATGACGTATCTTCTTCGCTTCAACTCGTCTCTCATAACACAGGCAGTGATGACACGCCTTTGCATCCACTCATCTCTAATAATACTGGAATTGatgaaa AGAAACGAAACCACGCGGAAAAAAAATAG